A DNA window from bacterium contains the following coding sequences:
- a CDS encoding ABC transporter permease subunit: MTPTSFRQMLRARTAARNGRPVPVPAGSATRVLGALRRAAPAIPLSLWTIGFILVPAVMMLVFSFWQFRDFQMIPTWNLSNYIEVLRDSAYTGVLVKTVWIAALTTICVVVAAYPMAYFLARFTSTWRTFLIILILVPFLTSSLIRNYAWIGVLGEHGVINSLLLQIGLIRHPLHMLYTTGAVVVAAAYLSLPFAILAIHSSLDRVGEDLHEAARDLGASASTVFRRITVPLTSSGVQVAVIFVFVPTLGLFITPELLGGGRGTMVGNLAVTLFEALDFPLGSALAFLVLVSALGVMAVFGRSADLGKVYAGGTGSMLAAGGARKPRRSILMSAYAVCVYAFLFMPIAMLVVFSFDASRAGVFPPTGFTLDWYRGLLNDSSMLHSIGTSLEVAAAASLGAVVIAAPAAYVVTRSRFIGGAMLRQLMIAALVVPPLLVGFGLLELFTAIHLQLSLATIIAGHITYVVPYAFLVIAAQQYGFDRRLEEAASDLGATWTGRFVRVVLPLMVPGIVAALLFAITLSLDEFVITFLVAGSTETLPLYVWSQLRTEVSPTVNAIGTVIVVGALLALLCMQIVQRRLSAKG, from the coding sequence ATGACGCCTACGTCCTTCCGGCAGATGCTTAGGGCTCGGACCGCCGCCCGGAACGGACGGCCGGTGCCCGTCCCCGCGGGCTCGGCGACTCGGGTGCTGGGCGCTCTCAGGAGGGCGGCCCCGGCAATTCCCCTGAGCTTGTGGACGATCGGCTTCATCCTCGTCCCGGCCGTGATGATGCTCGTCTTCAGCTTCTGGCAATTCCGGGACTTCCAGATGATCCCGACCTGGAACCTGTCGAACTACATCGAAGTCCTACGGGATTCGGCATACACCGGAGTGCTCGTGAAGACGGTCTGGATCGCTGCCCTGACGACCATATGCGTCGTCGTCGCGGCGTATCCGATGGCGTACTTCCTGGCGCGCTTCACCTCCACCTGGCGGACGTTCTTGATCATCCTGATCCTGGTTCCTTTCCTGACCAGCTCCTTGATTCGGAACTACGCGTGGATCGGCGTGCTCGGGGAGCATGGGGTCATCAACTCACTATTGCTTCAGATCGGCCTGATTCGACACCCCCTCCACATGCTCTACACGACGGGTGCGGTCGTGGTTGCGGCCGCGTACCTGTCGTTGCCGTTTGCCATCCTGGCCATCCACAGCTCATTGGACCGGGTCGGTGAGGATCTTCACGAGGCGGCTCGCGACCTCGGCGCGTCGGCGTCGACGGTGTTTCGCCGGATCACGGTGCCGTTGACCTCGTCGGGAGTCCAGGTGGCGGTCATCTTCGTCTTCGTGCCGACCCTCGGCCTGTTCATCACACCCGAGCTCCTCGGCGGCGGCCGGGGGACGATGGTCGGCAACCTTGCGGTCACCTTGTTCGAGGCTCTGGACTTCCCCCTCGGTTCGGCACTGGCCTTCCTGGTGCTGGTTTCGGCGCTCGGGGTGATGGCGGTGTTCGGACGGTCGGCGGACCTCGGCAAGGTCTATGCGGGTGGCACCGGCTCGATGTTGGCCGCCGGGGGAGCCCGCAAGCCCCGGCGAAGCATTCTGATGAGCGCCTACGCGGTGTGCGTTTACGCCTTCCTGTTCATGCCCATCGCCATGCTGGTGGTGTTCTCCTTCGATGCGTCACGAGCCGGAGTCTTCCCGCCGACCGGCTTCACCCTCGACTGGTACAGAGGCCTGTTGAACGACAGCAGCATGCTCCACTCCATCGGCACCAGCCTCGAGGTGGCGGCGGCCGCCAGCCTCGGTGCGGTGGTCATCGCGGCACCGGCCGCCTATGTCGTCACCCGAAGCCGCTTCATCGGTGGAGCGATGCTTCGTCAGCTGATGATCGCGGCGCTGGTGGTACCGCCGCTGTTGGTCGGGTTCGGCCTGCTGGAGCTGTTCACCGCCATTCATCTGCAGCTCTCGCTCGCGACGATCATCGCCGGCCATATCACGTACGTCGTGCCCTACGCGTTCCTGGTGATCGCGGCGCAGCAGTATGGATTCGACCGCCGATTGGAAGAGGCGGCCAGCGATCTCGGGGCGACGTGGACGGGCCGGTTCGTGCGGGTGGTCCTGCCCCTGATGGTGCCGGGCATCGTGGCGGCCCTTCTGTTCGCGATCACCCTGTCCCTGGATGAGTTCGTGATCACGTTTCTCGTCGCCGGTTCGACGGAGACTCTTCCGCTCTATGTGTGGAGTCAGCTGCGCACGGAAGTCTCCCCCACGGTCAATGCGATCGGCACCGTGATCGTTGTCGGCGCGCTGCTGGCACTGCTGTGCATGCAGATCGTGCAGCGCCGGCTCAGCGCCAAAGGATAG
- a CDS encoding acyl CoA:acetate/3-ketoacid CoA transferase, with the protein MRLVTPDEAVAVVANGDTLTFCGSAGVGVPSLLFEALARRFDATGEPRDLTLFFPVESGGARGEGMDMLARDGMLKRLVGGAFIFTGTKETADTVRLIQSGEAEAYNLPMGVMFHLFREAAAGRPGLLTRVGLGTFVDPLYSGAKLNSRTKEDIVKRVTVEGETYLFYPAPRFNVAFIRGTVADEDGNITVEEEASLLGSLSQAMAAKGSGGVVVAQVKRLVRRGSLRAKDVRIPGMLVDLLVVDPMQEQIEGVDRDPAVSGEARVLAPPPSLDDAPLAARIVARRAAQELPDGALVNVGFGMGALVPRVIAAERPEAAIRFLVEQGAIGGVPLSGLMFGVAQNPEAFLEMPSWFDFIDGGNFSATCLGLGEVDGEGNVNNHWIGNVLTGCGGFIDITSRAPHVIFCGTLTSGGLRVEVTDGRLRVLQEGKYRKLISTVPQPTFNGRDARQRGQRMTVVTERAVFELRSEGLTLVEMASGVTVAQVAALVGFPLKVAEHVRAMPAELFTECS; encoded by the coding sequence GTGAGGCTGGTTACCCCTGACGAGGCTGTCGCCGTTGTCGCCAACGGCGACACCCTCACCTTTTGCGGCTCGGCCGGCGTCGGCGTGCCATCGCTGCTCTTCGAAGCTTTGGCGCGACGCTTTGACGCGACCGGCGAGCCGCGGGATCTGACGCTGTTTTTCCCAGTTGAATCCGGCGGCGCCCGCGGCGAGGGCATGGACATGCTGGCCCGCGACGGAATGCTCAAGCGCCTGGTCGGCGGCGCCTTCATCTTCACCGGCACCAAGGAGACGGCCGACACGGTGAGGCTGATCCAGTCGGGCGAGGCCGAGGCCTACAACCTGCCGATGGGAGTCATGTTCCACCTTTTCCGGGAGGCGGCGGCCGGCCGTCCGGGGCTTTTGACCCGCGTCGGTCTCGGGACGTTCGTCGACCCGCTCTACTCCGGCGCCAAGCTCAACTCCAGGACAAAGGAGGACATCGTCAAGCGAGTGACCGTGGAGGGGGAGACCTATCTCTTCTATCCGGCACCCAGGTTCAACGTGGCATTCATCCGCGGCACTGTGGCGGACGAGGACGGCAACATCACCGTCGAGGAGGAGGCCTCGCTCCTCGGCAGCCTCTCCCAGGCGATGGCGGCGAAGGGAAGCGGAGGCGTCGTCGTGGCCCAGGTCAAGCGCCTGGTCCGGCGGGGCAGCCTGCGGGCGAAGGACGTCCGCATCCCCGGCATGCTGGTGGACCTGCTGGTGGTCGATCCGATGCAGGAGCAGATCGAGGGGGTCGATCGCGATCCCGCCGTCTCGGGTGAGGCCAGAGTGCTCGCCCCGCCGCCGTCACTCGACGACGCCCCCCTGGCGGCCAGGATCGTGGCCCGCCGAGCCGCCCAGGAGCTGCCCGATGGGGCGCTCGTCAACGTCGGGTTCGGGATGGGCGCGCTGGTCCCCCGGGTGATCGCCGCTGAGCGTCCCGAGGCGGCGATCCGATTCCTCGTCGAGCAGGGGGCGATCGGGGGAGTGCCGCTCAGCGGCCTGATGTTCGGGGTGGCGCAGAATCCGGAAGCCTTCCTCGAGATGCCCAGCTGGTTCGACTTCATCGACGGAGGCAACTTCAGCGCCACCTGTCTGGGGCTGGGCGAAGTCGACGGAGAAGGCAACGTGAACAACCATTGGATCGGCAACGTGCTGACCGGTTGCGGCGGCTTCATCGACATCACCTCACGCGCCCCCCACGTCATCTTCTGCGGCACCCTCACCTCGGGCGGACTGCGCGTGGAGGTGACGGACGGCCGCCTGCGCGTGCTGCAGGAGGGCAAATATCGAAAGCTGATCTCGACGGTTCCGCAGCCGACCTTCAACGGTCGCGACGCGCGGCAGCGCGGGCAGCGCATGACCGTGGTGACGGAGCGCGCCGTCTTTGAGCTCCGGTCGGAGGGTCTGACCCTCGTCGAGATGGCCTCGGGTGTGACCGTGGCCCAGGTGGCGGCCCTGGTGGGTTTCCCGCTCAAGGTGGCGGAGCACGTGCGAGCGATGCCGGCGGAGCTCTTCACCGAGTGCTCGTGA
- a CDS encoding FAD-binding protein, whose protein sequence is MVQRGALWKLDCDVLVVGAGGAAGRAALAASDAGCRVAVVTKRRAGKAGATAVGGRITAVGAFNCARPERGDHPDLYYQDMAAAAAGTCSPPLARIIADEAPAAFDRLRAMGVPFVTEGDGLLQVTGCFSTRPRSYLIPGHGLPIVTAQTEELRRRGVPLLDDCSLVELLVDSERVIGAVVWHPERGFGVARCGAVILGTGGAGNVFPLTFSPPDVTGDGYGAALRAGAVLANMEFVQFGYSLLHPAKNEFESWVWALQPRVLNGEGREFLPARIGGLPVADVFAERSTHYPFSASRPGSRMLDVLIQREISRGSPTPHGGVWLDFSAVGALPDGLSRLWRITADWFQSRGVDLEHQPIEVGLVAHAFNGGLAIDENAESSVGGLFAAGECATGPHGADRLGGNMLLASQVFGERAGRYAAGARDVASWPRVEDGAEAHLGRLLAGRAATDQRRLRRQLQLRMAAAGALGREREGMSEALTWVREAQEVMSGLRWEDRTGPLLLDMRNLLLSAESLLMAALLREESRGSHFRTDLPDRDDRRWAKPVFSRLAGGTVQPLSATWPAVRSR, encoded by the coding sequence ATGGTTCAGCGCGGCGCCCTTTGGAAGCTCGACTGCGACGTGCTCGTCGTGGGTGCCGGAGGCGCCGCCGGGAGGGCTGCCTTGGCCGCTTCGGACGCCGGCTGCCGAGTGGCCGTCGTCACCAAGCGACGCGCCGGCAAGGCCGGAGCCACCGCTGTCGGAGGCCGGATCACGGCCGTCGGCGCCTTCAACTGTGCTCGGCCGGAGCGCGGTGATCACCCCGACCTCTACTACCAGGACATGGCCGCCGCCGCCGCGGGCACCTGCAGCCCGCCCCTGGCGAGGATCATCGCCGATGAAGCCCCCGCCGCCTTCGATCGCCTCAGGGCGATGGGCGTTCCCTTCGTGACCGAGGGTGACGGCCTCCTCCAGGTGACGGGATGCTTCTCCACCCGGCCGCGCTCTTACCTGATCCCCGGTCACGGATTGCCCATCGTGACGGCCCAGACAGAGGAGCTCAGGCGGCGCGGCGTCCCCCTGCTCGACGACTGCAGCCTGGTGGAACTGCTGGTCGACTCCGAGCGGGTGATCGGCGCCGTTGTCTGGCATCCCGAGCGCGGCTTCGGGGTCGCCCGCTGCGGCGCGGTGATCCTGGGCACCGGCGGCGCCGGCAACGTGTTCCCGCTCACGTTCAGCCCGCCTGACGTGACCGGCGACGGCTATGGGGCCGCCCTGCGGGCGGGCGCGGTGCTGGCCAACATGGAGTTCGTTCAATTCGGCTACTCCCTCCTCCATCCGGCCAAGAATGAGTTCGAGTCCTGGGTTTGGGCCCTGCAGCCCAGGGTGCTGAATGGGGAGGGACGCGAGTTCCTGCCCGCACGCATCGGAGGCTTGCCGGTCGCGGACGTTTTCGCCGAACGCTCGACGCACTATCCGTTCAGCGCCAGCAGGCCGGGTTCCCGGATGCTCGACGTCCTCATCCAGAGGGAGATCAGCCGTGGCTCACCCACTCCCCATGGAGGCGTCTGGCTCGACTTCAGCGCCGTGGGCGCGCTGCCCGACGGCCTGTCCCGGTTGTGGCGTATCACCGCCGACTGGTTCCAGTCCCGAGGCGTCGATCTGGAGCACCAGCCGATCGAGGTCGGCCTCGTGGCCCATGCGTTCAATGGCGGGCTGGCGATCGACGAAAACGCCGAAAGCTCCGTCGGAGGCCTGTTTGCGGCCGGGGAGTGCGCGACCGGACCGCACGGAGCTGACCGGTTGGGAGGCAACATGCTCCTCGCGAGCCAGGTGTTCGGCGAGCGCGCCGGGCGTTACGCGGCCGGGGCTCGTGACGTCGCGTCCTGGCCGCGGGTGGAAGACGGGGCGGAGGCCCATCTCGGGCGGCTGCTGGCCGGACGGGCGGCCACCGACCAGCGCCGGCTGCGCCGCCAGCTGCAGCTGCGGATGGCCGCCGCCGGCGCCCTGGGGAGGGAGCGGGAAGGCATGTCTGAAGCCTTGACGTGGGTTCGGGAGGCCCAAGAGGTGATGTCCGGCCTACGCTGGGAGGATCGCACCGGGCCGCTCCTGCTGGATATGAGGAACCTCCTGCTCTCGGCCGAGTCCCTGCTGATGGCAGCGCTGCTGCGCGAGGAGTCGCGGGGGTCCCACTTCAGGACCGACCTTCCCGACCGAGACGACCGCCGCTGGGCAAAGCCGGTCTTCTCGCGGCTGGCCGGGGGGACGGTGCAACCCCTCTCCGCAACCTGGCCGGCGGTGCGCTCCCGGTGA
- a CDS encoding hydroxyacid dehydrogenase, translating to MLAALARAPSIAIEPEGAPHWLAEAVVAGGGVLTSPADATGLVWYGRDAGQLRRLLEAAPSVRWVQLPSAGIERYLELIGDGRLWTCAKAIYGEAVAEHALAMILASLRDIPSLARRRAWIEVVGGSLYDSRITIVGAGGITGALLPLLAPFRVSVTVVRRHPTAVDGANGTWGQDRLLEALSAADCVVLACALTAQTAGMIGARELEAMPKHALLVNVARGALVRTGELVAALERGLIGGAALDVTDPEPLPKDHPLWGMDNVLITPHSANPDERGRGPLAELVRDNVRRFADGRTLLGQASARLGY from the coding sequence ATGCTCGCGGCGTTGGCGCGCGCTCCATCAATCGCAATCGAGCCTGAGGGCGCTCCTCACTGGCTCGCCGAGGCAGTGGTCGCCGGCGGTGGTGTGCTGACGTCACCGGCCGATGCGACCGGTCTTGTCTGGTACGGCCGCGATGCCGGTCAGCTGCGCCGCCTGCTCGAGGCGGCTCCCTCCGTACGGTGGGTCCAGCTCCCGTCCGCGGGGATCGAGAGATACCTCGAACTGATCGGTGACGGCCGGCTCTGGACCTGCGCCAAGGCCATCTACGGGGAGGCGGTCGCCGAGCATGCCCTCGCCATGATCCTGGCCTCTTTGCGAGACATTCCGTCCCTGGCGCGTCGCCGAGCCTGGATCGAGGTTGTGGGCGGGAGCCTGTACGACTCTCGAATCACCATCGTCGGCGCGGGAGGCATCACCGGCGCCCTGCTGCCTCTGCTGGCGCCGTTCCGCGTCTCTGTGACCGTGGTCAGGCGCCATCCAACAGCAGTCGACGGCGCGAACGGCACCTGGGGGCAGGACAGGCTCCTCGAAGCGCTGTCCGCCGCGGACTGCGTGGTGCTGGCGTGTGCGCTGACCGCCCAGACGGCCGGCATGATCGGTGCGCGAGAGCTGGAGGCCATGCCGAAGCACGCGCTCCTGGTCAATGTGGCAAGGGGCGCCCTGGTGCGCACCGGGGAGCTGGTGGCCGCCCTCGAGCGGGGCCTGATCGGCGGCGCCGCGCTGGATGTGACCGATCCCGAGCCGCTGCCCAAGGATCATCCGCTGTGGGGGATGGACAACGTCCTCATCACTCCGCACTCGGCCAACCCGGACGAGCGAGGCCGGGGGCCTCTGGCCGAGCTGGTTCGCGACAACGTCAGGCGGTTTGCCGACGGCCGGACTCTGCTAGGCCAGGCGAGCGCGCGGCTCGGCTACTGA
- a CDS encoding ABC transporter substrate-binding protein, whose amino-acid sequence MSQSTREPKRMVPDSEQGADFLRSLLNADTTRRQFMGRSIAAAVVPSLMAGVLSACATGGQSTAKTKTLLVAMSQGSLRTLDPDSAYEPEWPIFGRALYDQLVTYRAANISDLVADYAKTWDVSQDGLSYVFNLDPAVKFSDGTAATADDLVWSFQRFLNLKGPGSYLLDGVKSVEKTGPNQVKLSLDGINVGLLSILTTPSLNLAQTSAMKAHGGTNAADAAKTDTAGPWLDQHSAGSGPFVLDSWTRGTKLVLKRNPNYWGPAPKVDQIIFNFVADPGTQRDVLLRGDAHVALNLTPDIAASLAQGHPDISIVKIGAVAPVFLGWSAQLNPALRNTANWDAIKFAIDYDGLRSIYQGGGDYIGSCTPPELAGGLPRGEHQAQDLDKAKAALAQAGNPNGFSFTLTFGTDEVFGTVHSPDVATKIKSDLARVGITANLDPKLFSEAQTANRAGKLEAYLHWWSLDFASWTDSLPYFAAGGSVARKRFQWDSSASAEAKQISDLATTALTTLDQTKQLQMVQQAQRMLNQHGPYSWLFEAFYQFGVRKDIVSRFDANPIWFFEPSTVELA is encoded by the coding sequence GTGAGCCAGAGCACCCGGGAGCCCAAGCGCATGGTCCCCGACTCCGAGCAGGGGGCCGACTTCCTCCGGTCGTTGCTGAACGCCGACACCACGCGTCGCCAGTTCATGGGTCGCAGCATCGCCGCCGCTGTCGTCCCGTCGCTCATGGCCGGGGTCCTGAGCGCCTGCGCCACCGGCGGCCAGTCCACCGCCAAGACCAAGACCCTGCTCGTGGCCATGAGCCAGGGCTCCCTGCGCACCCTCGACCCGGACAGCGCCTACGAGCCGGAATGGCCGATCTTCGGCCGGGCGCTCTACGACCAGCTGGTCACCTACCGGGCGGCCAACATCAGCGACCTCGTCGCCGATTACGCCAAGACGTGGGACGTCAGCCAGGACGGGCTTTCGTACGTCTTCAATCTCGACCCCGCCGTGAAGTTCTCGGACGGGACGGCGGCGACCGCCGACGACCTCGTCTGGTCCTTCCAGCGGTTCCTGAACCTGAAGGGCCCTGGTTCGTACCTGCTGGACGGGGTGAAGTCGGTCGAAAAGACCGGCCCCAACCAGGTCAAGCTTTCGCTTGACGGTATCAACGTCGGCCTGCTCTCGATCCTGACCACGCCTTCCCTCAACCTGGCCCAGACCTCGGCGATGAAGGCGCACGGCGGCACCAACGCCGCCGACGCGGCGAAGACCGACACCGCGGGCCCGTGGCTGGACCAGCATTCGGCGGGCTCGGGTCCGTTCGTGCTGGACAGCTGGACCCGGGGCACCAAGCTGGTCCTGAAGCGGAACCCGAACTACTGGGGGCCCGCGCCCAAGGTCGACCAGATCATCTTCAACTTTGTCGCCGACCCCGGAACTCAGAGGGACGTGCTCCTGCGTGGGGATGCTCACGTGGCGCTCAACCTGACCCCCGACATCGCCGCCAGCCTGGCTCAGGGGCACCCCGACATCTCGATCGTCAAGATCGGGGCCGTGGCTCCCGTCTTCCTCGGCTGGAGCGCCCAGCTCAACCCGGCGCTGCGCAATACCGCGAACTGGGACGCGATCAAGTTCGCCATCGACTACGACGGTCTCCGCAGCATCTATCAGGGTGGTGGCGACTACATCGGCTCGTGCACGCCTCCCGAGCTGGCCGGCGGCCTGCCTCGCGGCGAGCACCAGGCGCAGGATCTCGACAAGGCCAAGGCCGCGCTCGCACAGGCCGGCAACCCGAACGGATTCAGCTTCACCCTGACCTTCGGCACGGACGAGGTCTTCGGCACCGTGCACTCACCGGACGTGGCGACCAAGATCAAGTCCGACCTCGCTCGGGTCGGGATCACCGCCAACCTGGACCCGAAGCTGTTCTCCGAGGCCCAGACCGCCAACCGCGCGGGTAAGCTCGAGGCGTACCTTCACTGGTGGTCCTTGGACTTCGCCAGCTGGACGGACTCCCTGCCCTACTTCGCCGCCGGTGGCTCTGTCGCCAGGAAGCGGTTCCAGTGGGACTCGAGCGCCTCGGCCGAAGCCAAGCAGATCTCCGACCTGGCGACGACGGCGCTGACGACGCTGGACCAGACGAAACAGCTGCAGATGGTGCAGCAGGCTCAACGAATGCTCAACCAGCACGGGCCGTACTCGTGGCTCTTCGAGGCCTTCTACCAGTTCGGCGTCCGCAAGGACATCGTTTCCAGGTTCGACGCCAACCCAATCTGGTTCTTCGAGCCCAGCACGGTCGAGCTTGCCTGA
- a CDS encoding FadR family transcriptional regulator, translated as MQHGRPRRSKLSDHVVLHLAREIVSGRLAPGEAAAPAAEMAVGFEISQPVVRESIHALVNLGMLRVHQGKRTQVLPPREWNVMAPIVQQAYLLEGRADKLTAHFYEVRLALESRAASWAAERAGGEELARLQRLAQQLYAISTGTRDVEAFLAVDHDFHTAVASASGNEVLLGVLRNLQVFLSRAWSASRVAAQHLALLAEQHGAIARAIAAGDSKAASHAMEDHIQWAMQLEASGHDRRDSHAGRVELQPRSAP; from the coding sequence ATGCAACACGGGCGGCCGCGTCGATCGAAGCTGAGCGATCACGTCGTCCTCCACCTGGCCCGAGAGATCGTCAGCGGCCGGCTGGCGCCCGGCGAGGCCGCTGCGCCGGCGGCGGAGATGGCTGTCGGCTTCGAGATCAGCCAACCGGTGGTGCGGGAATCCATCCACGCCCTGGTCAACCTGGGAATGCTTCGCGTCCACCAGGGCAAGCGCACACAGGTGCTACCGCCGCGCGAATGGAACGTGATGGCCCCGATCGTGCAGCAGGCGTATCTGCTCGAAGGCCGCGCCGACAAGCTCACCGCGCACTTCTACGAGGTCCGGCTGGCGCTGGAGAGCAGGGCGGCCAGCTGGGCGGCGGAAAGAGCTGGGGGGGAGGAGCTGGCGCGGCTTCAACGTCTCGCCCAACAGCTGTATGCCATCTCCACGGGAACCCGAGATGTCGAGGCCTTCTTAGCGGTCGATCACGACTTCCATACGGCTGTCGCCAGCGCGTCCGGGAACGAGGTCCTGCTTGGCGTGCTGCGCAACCTGCAGGTTTTTCTGTCCCGGGCGTGGTCCGCGTCCCGCGTTGCCGCGCAGCACCTGGCCCTCCTGGCCGAGCAGCACGGCGCGATCGCGCGAGCCATCGCCGCCGGCGACTCCAAGGCGGCATCGCACGCGATGGAGGACCACATCCAGTGGGCGATGCAGTTGGAGGCTTCCGGACACGATCGACGCGATTCCCACGCCGGCCGGGTCGAGCTCCAGCCTCGCTCCGCGCCCTGA
- a CDS encoding ABC transporter ATP-binding protein, which translates to MSTEGAPGGPVVLKLDGVSKWFEDVQVLREITLEVREGEFLTLLGPSGCGKTTTLRIIAGFEAQDQGSLHIGGRPMDRVPPNRRDVHTVFQSYALFPHLDVFENVAFSLQTKRAPAQQVRERVEAALRSVGLGGLGHRRPYQLSGGQQQRVALARALVDRPAVLLLDEPFGALDLKLRKEMQMEMKRIHRESGIAFIHVTHDQEEALVMSDRIAAMSGGRIVQLGSPRDVYRRPSSVWVANFIGNNTVIPVELLQALPDRARVRLPDGQATECARWVDIGADTPAVMLIRPEDVRLETGTATENGSRPRLTGRVTEVLFVGAYVEAVVELSFGVKLRAFGGASDLWRRLQLEVGQTVVATWSPDDAYVLPADA; encoded by the coding sequence ATGAGCACCGAGGGGGCGCCAGGCGGCCCGGTGGTGCTCAAGCTGGATGGGGTCTCCAAATGGTTTGAGGACGTGCAGGTGCTGCGTGAAATCACGCTGGAGGTGCGAGAAGGCGAGTTCCTGACGCTCCTGGGGCCGAGCGGGTGTGGCAAGACCACAACCCTTCGGATCATTGCCGGGTTCGAGGCCCAGGACCAGGGCTCGCTCCACATCGGCGGGCGGCCGATGGACCGCGTGCCCCCCAACCGGCGGGATGTGCACACGGTCTTTCAGAGCTATGCGCTGTTCCCACACCTCGATGTCTTCGAGAACGTGGCGTTCTCGCTGCAGACCAAGCGTGCGCCGGCCCAGCAGGTGCGAGAACGGGTGGAAGCGGCCTTGCGTTCGGTCGGGCTGGGCGGGTTGGGGCATCGGCGGCCCTACCAATTGAGTGGAGGTCAGCAGCAGCGCGTGGCGCTGGCGCGGGCCCTGGTCGATCGGCCGGCCGTGCTCCTGCTTGATGAACCGTTCGGCGCCCTGGATCTGAAGCTGCGCAAGGAGATGCAGATGGAGATGAAGCGCATCCACCGCGAGTCCGGCATCGCCTTCATCCACGTGACGCACGACCAGGAAGAGGCGCTCGTGATGTCGGACCGGATCGCGGCCATGTCCGGAGGGCGCATCGTTCAGCTGGGTTCGCCGCGGGATGTCTACCGGCGTCCGTCGTCAGTCTGGGTTGCCAACTTCATCGGCAACAACACCGTCATCCCGGTGGAGCTGCTCCAGGCGTTGCCCGATCGGGCCAGGGTCAGGCTGCCCGACGGCCAGGCGACAGAGTGTGCGAGGTGGGTCGACATCGGCGCTGACACACCGGCGGTGATGCTCATACGGCCCGAGGACGTGCGCCTCGAGACGGGAACCGCCACCGAGAACGGGTCGCGGCCCCGCCTGACGGGCCGGGTGACGGAGGTGCTGTTCGTCGGAGCGTATGTCGAGGCGGTGGTGGAGCTGAGCTTCGGAGTCAAGCTGCGCGCCTTCGGTGGAGCATCCGACCTGTGGCGCCGTCTGCAACTCGAGGTGGGGCAGACCGTGGTCGCCACCTGGAGCCCTGATGACGCCTACGTCCTTCCGGCAGATGCTTAG
- a CDS encoding dihydrodipicolinate synthase family protein: protein MGSGVHDPGPARVAGRELMSDLRGLIPPMVTPMRDGAIDVKSIRSLVDFVAPHLDGLCICSSTGEAASLSLDERKQLVTSYLDALAGRKPLVVGLSDTAAPVTEDLVRFCEDLPVAAYLVPLPYYFRHTGQSIHAYFKWIASLTGRPIVLYDNPYSTKTTLSASLLASLVESVPTIEYIKLTDVDIDKPIELGQLSGVKLIAGSDEVMDHHIRRGCIGVICATPQVFPAESRRWFDALTTGDEGAAFRAKTAFASFIGEVMVGVDEYPATIKYALWKKGVIASPEVRRPLQALSDLRHREIVGSIELAAQASVR from the coding sequence ATGGGGTCAGGGGTTCACGATCCTGGCCCTGCTCGAGTGGCTGGGAGAGAATTGATGAGCGATCTTCGCGGCTTGATCCCGCCGATGGTCACCCCGATGCGCGACGGGGCGATCGACGTGAAATCCATCCGATCATTGGTCGACTTCGTGGCGCCGCACCTGGATGGGCTGTGCATCTGCAGCAGCACCGGGGAGGCGGCGAGCCTGAGCCTGGACGAACGCAAGCAGCTGGTCACCTCCTATCTCGACGCGCTAGCCGGCCGCAAGCCCCTCGTCGTGGGCCTGAGTGACACGGCCGCACCCGTGACCGAAGACCTGGTGCGCTTCTGTGAAGATCTCCCGGTCGCCGCCTACCTGGTCCCGCTGCCGTACTACTTCCGGCATACGGGCCAATCCATCCACGCCTACTTCAAGTGGATCGCCAGCCTCACCGGCCGGCCGATAGTGCTCTATGACAACCCCTACTCCACGAAGACCACGCTTTCGGCCTCGCTGCTGGCCAGCCTGGTCGAGTCGGTGCCGACGATCGAGTACATCAAGCTCACGGACGTGGACATCGACAAGCCGATCGAGCTCGGTCAGCTGAGCGGTGTTAAGTTGATCGCGGGCTCGGACGAGGTCATGGACCACCACATCCGCCGGGGTTGCATCGGCGTCATCTGTGCCACTCCTCAGGTCTTCCCCGCCGAGAGCCGGCGGTGGTTCGATGCGCTGACGACGGGGGACGAAGGGGCGGCTTTCCGGGCCAAGACCGCCTTCGCTTCGTTCATCGGCGAGGTGATGGTGGGGGTCGACGAATACCCGGCGACCATCAAATATGCCCTATGGAAGAAAGGCGTCATCGCGTCGCCCGAGGTGCGCCGGCCCCTGCAGGCGCTCTCGGATCTGCGCCACCGCGAGATCGTGGGCAGCATCGAGCTCGCGGCCCAGGCGTCCGTCCGATGA